The Streptococcaceae bacterium ESL0687 genome has a segment encoding these proteins:
- a CDS encoding ATP-binding cassette domain-containing protein — MLTVNDISLQFSDRKLFDEVNIKFTPGNCYGLIGANGAGKSTFLRILAGDIEPSTGHVSLGPDERLSVLRQNHFDYEEQTPLDVVMAGNEALSKIATEKDAIYMNPESTDDDFMRAAELEAQFGEMGGYEAEGEAASLLQNLGIPVHLHNDVMANLTAGEHVKVLLAKALFGKPDVLLLDEPTNGLDIQAINWLEEFLINFENTVIVVSHDRHFLNKVCTHMADLDFGKIKLFVGNYDFWKESSELALKLQGDQNRKAEEKIKELQEFVARFSANASKSKQATSRKKMLDKIELEEIVPSSRKYPFINFKPEREIGNDLLSVKDLRIEIDGEVILDNISFILKPGDKAAFIGQNDIQTTALMRALMGDIDYTGEIKWGVTTSQSYLPKDNSRDFAGGETILDWLRQFASKEEDDNTFLRGFLGRMLFSGEEVNKSVNVLSGGEKVRVMLSKLMLLKSNVLVLDDPTNHLDLESISALNDGLKAFKGSILFASHDHEFINTLANHIVVLSKNGVIDRIDETYDEFLDNKEVQEKVKALWKD; from the coding sequence ATGCTTACAGTTAACGATATCAGTCTACAATTTTCAGACCGCAAACTTTTTGATGAAGTAAACATCAAATTTACTCCGGGGAACTGTTATGGACTTATCGGTGCCAATGGTGCTGGTAAATCAACCTTCCTCCGCATCCTAGCTGGTGACATTGAGCCATCTACAGGTCACGTTTCACTAGGACCTGACGAACGTCTTTCAGTTCTTCGTCAGAACCACTTTGACTATGAGGAACAAACTCCACTTGACGTGGTTATGGCCGGAAACGAGGCCCTTTCTAAAATCGCCACTGAAAAAGATGCCATCTACATGAACCCTGAGTCAACTGATGACGACTTCATGCGTGCTGCAGAACTTGAAGCACAATTTGGAGAAATGGGTGGATATGAAGCCGAAGGTGAAGCTGCTTCCCTTCTACAAAACCTGGGAATCCCAGTGCACTTACACAATGATGTTATGGCCAATCTTACAGCTGGTGAACACGTGAAGGTCCTACTGGCTAAAGCCCTCTTTGGTAAACCAGACGTCCTTCTACTAGACGAGCCGACCAATGGTCTTGACATCCAAGCCATCAACTGGCTGGAAGAGTTCCTAATCAACTTTGAAAACACCGTAATCGTCGTATCCCATGACCGTCACTTCCTAAACAAGGTATGTACCCACATGGCTGACCTTGACTTTGGTAAAATCAAACTTTTCGTTGGTAACTATGATTTCTGGAAGGAATCTAGTGAGCTTGCTCTTAAACTGCAAGGGGACCAAAACCGTAAGGCTGAAGAAAAAATCAAGGAACTTCAAGAGTTCGTTGCCCGCTTCTCAGCTAACGCCTCTAAGTCCAAACAAGCAACATCACGTAAGAAAATGCTTGATAAAATCGAACTTGAAGAAATCGTTCCATCAAGCCGTAAATACCCATTTATCAACTTCAAGCCTGAACGTGAAATCGGTAATGACCTGCTTTCAGTAAAAGACCTTCGCATCGAAATCGACGGAGAAGTTATCCTTGATAACATAAGCTTCATCCTTAAACCAGGTGATAAGGCTGCCTTCATCGGACAAAATGACATCCAAACAACTGCTCTTATGCGTGCACTAATGGGTGACATTGACTACACTGGTGAAATCAAATGGGGTGTTACAACCAGCCAATCATACCTTCCAAAAGATAACTCACGTGACTTTGCAGGTGGGGAAACAATTCTTGACTGGCTTCGTCAGTTTGCCAGCAAGGAAGAAGACGACAATACCTTCCTACGTGGTTTCCTTGGACGCATGCTCTTCTCAGGAGAAGAGGTTAACAAGTCAGTTAACGTGCTTAGTGGGGGAGAAAAAGTCCGCGTTATGCTAAGTAAACTTATGCTCCTTAAGTCTAATGTCCTTGTACTTGACGACCCAACAAACCACTTGGACCTTGAGTCAATCTCAGCCCTAAATGATGGTCTTAAGGCCTTCAAGGGAAGTATTCTCTTTGCCAGCCATGACCACGAGTTCATCAATACGCTAGCAAACCATATCGTTGTTCTTTCTAAGAACGGGGTTATCGACCGTATTGATGAAACCTATGATGAATTCCTTGACAACAAAGAGGTTCAAGAAAAAGTTAAGGCCCTTTGGAAAGACTAA